From Alienimonas californiensis, a single genomic window includes:
- a CDS encoding ATP-binding protein → MPRLLVVDDRESDRQKVAKILRDLPDVEVEEAADRDAFLAALEDPPDIVLTDLQLPDIDGPAVVQAVCARCPYVPVVLMTRHGLKAEAVAALEAGAASFVLKKDLKSQLRLTVLQMVAVAGERRRQNRLARCHTRQHRVLDLPSDPEIIGPTVRLAKRMVEETAAVPAGPNYAPPRNDQPENIGFSETDRLRIGVALEEALTNAVYHGNLELDSALRDEDESRYYSLARERALLRPYSDRRVHVELTVARTGDPRQPGADSPDVLGGIPSGPNLRFYIEDQGAGFDPHSLPDPTDPENLMKAHGRGLLLVRTFMDEATHNAKGNALTLVKTAGHPPNGQG, encoded by the coding sequence GTGCCCCGCCTGCTCGTCGTGGACGACCGTGAGAGCGACCGTCAGAAGGTCGCCAAGATTCTCCGGGATCTGCCGGACGTCGAAGTTGAGGAAGCGGCAGACCGCGACGCGTTTCTCGCCGCCCTGGAGGATCCGCCGGACATCGTCCTGACGGACCTCCAACTGCCGGACATCGACGGGCCCGCGGTGGTGCAGGCGGTTTGCGCTCGCTGTCCGTACGTGCCCGTGGTGCTGATGACCCGCCATGGCCTGAAGGCGGAGGCGGTCGCGGCACTGGAGGCGGGCGCCGCCAGCTTCGTGCTGAAAAAAGACCTGAAAAGCCAATTGCGGCTGACGGTCTTGCAGATGGTCGCCGTGGCGGGGGAGCGGCGTCGGCAGAACCGGCTGGCCCGCTGCCACACCCGTCAGCACCGCGTGCTGGACCTGCCCAGCGATCCGGAGATCATCGGCCCCACGGTGCGCTTGGCGAAGCGGATGGTGGAGGAAACCGCCGCCGTCCCCGCCGGCCCGAACTACGCCCCGCCGCGAAACGACCAGCCGGAGAACATCGGCTTCTCCGAGACCGACCGCCTGCGGATCGGCGTGGCGCTGGAGGAGGCCCTCACGAACGCCGTCTACCACGGCAACCTCGAACTGGACTCCGCCCTGCGGGACGAGGACGAGAGCCGCTACTACAGCCTCGCCCGGGAGCGGGCCCTGCTCCGCCCCTACAGCGATCGCCGCGTGCACGTCGAACTGACCGTCGCCCGCACCGGCGACCCGCGGCAGCCCGGCGCCGACAGCCCGGACGTGCTCGGCGGGATTCCCTCCGGTCCGAACCTGCGGTTCTACATCGAAGACCAGGGCGCCGGGTTCGATCCGCACTCGCTGCCGGACCCGACGGACCCGGAGAACCTCATGAAGGCCCACGGCCGCGGCCTGTTGCTGGTGCGGACCTTCATGGACGAGGCGACCCACAACGCCAAGGGCAACGCCCTGACGTTGGTGAAGACCGCCGGCCACCCCCCGAACGGCCAGGGTTAG